DNA sequence from the Microtus ochrogaster isolate Prairie Vole_2 chromosome 2, MicOch1.0, whole genome shotgun sequence genome:
TCTCCTCTGCTTTAATGTTTACTGTATTATTTTCTATTACCTATCTCCTCCAAATGCCTACCTTGGGAACCTTTGGTTGCCACATGACATAGTAAAAGGACCATCACAGATATGGATAAAGTAGCTCTTCAGGCAGATTCATTTGGAAAATCCTAGTGTGATTATATGCTTCTTTATTTGATGAAGGGAGAAActgaaagagagagggagtgggaaagaaaaaaaaggacacacatatgagagagagagagagaaagagagagagagagagagagagagagagagagagagagagagagaggacacatacatcagagacagagagacagagggaaaggtgGTTTGCAGAAAAGGTTTTGAATGCTTTGGCCCCAAACTGAACGATGCCAACAAcctttagaaaatggaaaaagatggGCATATCTTCCACTAGACACACTATAGGGAATCAACACTGCTGACGCCCTGATTTTAGGTCAATAAAACTGATTTTGGACTTTTAACCTCCGTAACCTGAAATGAATAAGGTTCTATTACTTTAGCCTGCAAAGTGTGTGATAATTTGCTGCAACAGCCAGAGGGAATGAATACTCTATAAGAAGATATAAAATGTAACCAATAGTCTTTCCAGGCCTGTGGAGTTGGGGCTGTGTATTCTCAGCAATGATAAGGTGCAAGAAATAAACTTCCTTAGCTATTTAGACAAAAGAAGTATGTCATCCAAGAGTCAGACAAACTCTTCCTTTAATGAGACCATGCAGTCTTTCAACTCATTAAGAAAGAGTTATGGCTCTCTTTCCCATTTTCCCCAAAGGTTAAAATCCTTTAGGATAAGCACAGAGCAAAGGCAACTAAATTTACACTAAGTAGACTTTATAAAATAGAATGGTGGATACCTTATAGTCTTCAGGTCACAGGAaattgcttctttcctttccttaacTGTGTTCCAATCCACTTGCTAAGGTGCTGTCAGAGAAAAGAGCAACCTCGTGATTTAAGTAGCAAAGGCACTTACACATCCATACTCTTGTAGAAATTGAACTGTAGACATCGAGTATAACAATGCTCACATTTAACAGCATTGCCCTGGAAAGCTGATGCCCTTGTGACTTCACGTTGTTGGTTTGACTTCTCATTAATGTTTTCAAAAGCTCAGGGGCAGATCAGAAAACTTAAAGttgaagggaagaaataaaagaaatacaagggAAAGACAAGCATGTGAATTTGATTTGTGTTtaacttttcagagaaacaaggAATGTATACAACTTGAAGCAGCTTTATTAAGAGCTAATGAGTGTGGGATATGCAGTCAGGGCTGTGCATTAATGAGCTTGAGTCTATTATTATGTAACATTTCTATAGTAGGTGTTAACCTTGGACAATTTCTTTCTTAGTTCTTCAGTACTTTCTCAAGCATACCCAAAGTTAATTGTTTATACTTTCCAAGGATGTGCAAGAGACAGAATAGAAAATACATAATAAGAAAGGGCATCACATATGTTAAAcagtttttttataattttctattgttCTAACTTAGGGAATTCTACTCATTAAATAAACTAATGAAAttattgtctttaattttctttagtatcacatacacagatatacaataGTATCTATCCTCTAAAAgttaagtggaaaaaaagaaaggaaaagcttcCGTAGACAGTGAAGGAAACTAACTTGCTTGACAGCAGGTCACTAGGTCACCAATCACTTCTGCACAATCCATAATCTTCTAGGTTTGGCCTCCTTGAAGTTTCTATATGTAATTGCTTCAAGTAAGATTTCAATACTCAGGTCTGCTGGATTACATCTCTGTTACCCAGACAAGTACCAATTTCACTGAAACTTAATATCTATGTATTTAAAATGGAGTTAAgtatggtattttatttgtgggCGACTGTGAGGATTAGATGCAATAAAATATAATCGACATGTAGTTTTTCTTTGGTGTTGCAGTTGATTATCATTGGCCTACAGCATTTGTTAATATCCTTGTTAAATAGTATCATTTTCATTATAAGTGTTGCATTTCCTCTAAACTCATTACATTCTGTGAGAAGATATatgtgtataagagagagagagagagagagagagagagagagagagacagagagacagagagacagagagagagagacagagacagagagagagacagagacagagacagatacagatacagaaagagacacagagagaaagagggaaagagaggggtgacagagagcaatggagaaaggtatgaaggaaagaaagaaaaatgttgcaAGGTGGGCAGCTAGATAATTTGCTTTAAACTGTGTGATGATCCTAGAGAGTCAAGTTTTAGGAACTGAGTATTTTGAAGTAAGCTTTGTCTCTATGTGAAGTACAGTTCCCAAGGAGTTCATAAGGAGATATCCCATTAGAGTCAAACAACCTACAAGGGAAGGGCATGTTGAGGTTCCTGCAGAAAGAAACTTGTTTTATTTGCAGTTGTGGATGTGTCAGTCTTGGGGTTGAAGATTACATCACAATCAACAGGTTATTGGCAACTTCTTCGTGGCTCCCAGCTGTGTCGCCAGTTGAAAGAAGGAAGCCATAGATAATGGAATGATAAAGAAAACCTAGTGGAATCTTACTTATGTGAGTCTTTGAATAAGATGTTTGTCTATTTGAGCTTTCCTACTCAAAAAATAACATACTGGGCCTGGGCAGATGAGGCACCTAAAAAATGTCTATAGAAGATTCAGACATAGATTCCTTGCAGGAACAACCCCTAATCCCAAGGGGGCAGCTATTGCAACATTTGAGGATTTCAACCGGTCATAAAACAAatgttcaaaaacaaaataaaataaaataaaataatggctaTATGTGTTAggagattattattattgttgatgTTAGAGCTGCTTGCTTGACATAAATATGCAATTATAGTTACTGTGATGTAAGTAGCTGATGAAATGAACAAGTTCCCAGTTGAGCGCATAAGAAAGCTGTATTAAGTAGTGAATTTCATATACATttgccaaagagaaaaaaaaaaacaatgatttcagGTGATAGTGACCTGCTTTATGCAATGATTCATGAAGATCAGGAAAGATGGCATCAGAAgtttaaggagaaaaaggaacGAGATATTTTCAACTGTCAAGAACTATAATTCATGCAGTCCTTTGTGTTTTGCCCTGTTGGTTAGGACAGACATTGTAACTTTTTCTCATTCCACTCATGGTTTCTTGGATGAGAAGGATTTTGAAGCTGAAGCAATCATAGGCCATTTCAAATAAAAGCTTGTGGAAGTTTGGAATTGTTCATTACTGGAATTGTGCATCATTACAGCATGGCATGGTCTATTCCAATTAAAGAACATATGTAATTTTCTTACCAATTGATAGAAATACAGCTATGCTTTAAGCACTCACATAGAATTCCACCTTCAATCGTGTTCTTGAAAGCATGTGCCTTGCCTGTTTTTCCAgatatttgcttttcctttccttatatttttttaatagaacaAGAGCATCTTTTTTTAAGATAATGCAGAACAGTTGATTTTATACAATTTGCAGCAAGTTTATTTAGAGATTTATATAGAAACCTTTATGTCTATGTGAGGACAGATTGATGATACAGAAATGAAGGAGTCTTAATAACAAGGAAATTTTAGTGAAGGAACTACTAATTACAAAGTAATTTGTCGTACTTGGAAGTGTATCAAAGGAAACAGCCACTGAACTAGAAGCACCCTTATTTCTCAGTCTGGAAGAAAACTCATCAACCTAAAGGTTATGTTTACTTACCAAGGTATAGGTAAGATCCTGGGATGAGAAGTCAATGTGATGTAATTACTGGAGATTAAAAACcccaaaggaaaaacaagttgGTGGAAAAGGACTAAGTGGTGTGAAACAGGCTGAAAACTCTCAAGCACAGAATCGGGGCTCGAGATGCTTTGTAAGAAACATGACTCAGAGAGGCTAACAACCACAGGAAAGATAGCTCAAAGGACAGCAGTGCCGGGCACAAACTTTAAAGATCAGTGGCCACTGGAGGTGAAGCAGAGAAGCTGGAAGCAATGACAGATGGATTTGGGATAGAAACTCTTTAATGAAGAACCCTGGCATGTGTCAGGCCTTTATGGTTAGCAGGGGTTTGAAAGGTAATAGTTGATGAGCCAGTTGCACAGTAGGGTTTGGAGACACAGTAAGAAATAGAAGGGAAACAAGAAAATCTGGACACAGCACACAGCTAGAGGGTTAGTTTCTGAAAGGTTTAACACCAGAGAGTGGGCAGTTGTCTGTGAGGCAAGCACAGCACCGACGGGTCAAGTAACAGAGAGAGGCGCAGTGGATGAGATCATGGAATGATGGCATTGCTCCTAAGAGAATGGGGACTGAAATTTACAGGATACTGTGATTATCTTACAAGCATGGTTAGGCTAAATCAGGCTTTCAGTTAAGAGGCAAGAAGGCAAGGAACAGCTTGCCTAAGCTGATAAGGAATTAGACCTTGTTTTGCATTTACCTTGGTGAAATTCTTCCTACACTTATTTCCATCCATCTGCTTCATATCACctcattagctttttttttttagttaacttTTTGTAGTGCCGCCTGTGAAGATGACTTTCCACCCTCTAGTAAAGCAAATCTACTTTGTGTCTTCTCTATGTTGACAAtctcaattttgttttttcttaccaGGCTTGAGAGGCCGTGACACAGTTTGTCACCTGTCACCTGTTCACTGTTCTGGCTTTGCGTCTGTTCCCACTCACAGTAATGCTTGCTTAAACTAGCCCATTTGCATGACTGTGTGTCCTATTCATCACTTCTAAGAATGTCACAAGCCATGGTCCTCCTCTTTCAAAAGTTCTGATATTGCTGTTCCTGGATCAAGTGTGGACATCCTAAAATGATACCCATAGGTCAAAATTTATTAACTTtactagaaagaaaatgccatgtctttctcttcttttcgtAGTCAGCTACATACATATATCTAGGTATGTGATGTTCTCACACATTTACCTTGACAACATAGCAACTTTGCGTACATGTTAAAGAATGTTGCCCTGACAACATTGTAATATTTAGAACTTGGGCTTGATTTTAGAGACCCAAGGAAGTGCCATACTATAAACACATAGTATATGTGCTATTACTCATGAAATGCCATACATTACTACTCAAGGTAGTCAGCTTTAGGAGATAAACATGAAATGAATTGCCTTCGACTTATACACTAATATTACAGAATTAATAGAGGTTTTCATCCAAGACCAATACTGGGAGACTTTAAACTTCATGAAACTATATTGAACCAGTATCAAGAATAATTTAATACCACATGAAGACATCTGTTGTTTTGCAacaatttttaaagctttgtgcttttttttatttttacccacCCCAAGTTTTGAGATTTTAATCATGATTGCATTGTTTCCTGCTTTACTTTTTGTCTGCCAAACATTCCCATGACCATATATAGTTACATGCataaaaacacatgcaaatatgcagaaacaattaaagaaaaaataaaatctcataatTGTGCTTGTGTGAAAGctgaaaaaaaactttctttggTCTCATTTCAGAGTCTTCTCCATGAACCAACAAGTTAATGTTTACAGAAGTCTCTATTCTGTCATTTCAGAACCTTCTCCATGAACAAACAAGTTAATGTTTAGAGAAGTCTGCATTCTGAGGACAGATATGTTCCAGAACCACAGTACCTCTATTCACGCTTATCCCAGTGCGTCAAAGGTGCATTTGATGAGAATCAGAGTACATTAAATATTTCATCCAGCCATTCAGCATCTTACTACATCTTATAAGAGTCATGTGATTGTTGTGGgaaagccacttgttggttcctagctgctaagccccaaaataatcacacagaaactatattaattaaatgactgcttggcccattagctctagcttcttattggttaacttttatatcttaatttaacccatttctagtaatctgtgtatcaccacgaggcagTGGTTTACCAGATAACGTTCCGGCATTCTTTTCTGGCAGGGCTacaatggcttctctctgactctgctttctttctcccagcattcagcctagctttccctgcctaattCTGTCCTGCCctactataggctcaaagcagttatttattaatcaatggtaatcatagcacacagagagaaaccctacatCATGTGATGAGTGTTTACCTATTGTAcaaaaatcctcttgcttcttttacttttcaCTGAAGAGTTAGGAAGACTGGTGTCTCATCTCTCCCCTTTAGAAAGAAACCAAAACTTGTTCATGGAGCTTGTGTTCTTTTCCAGAAAGGTGAGATGATTTCACGTATCATGGAAGCACACGCAAAGGAACACACAGTAAAGGAACACTttaatacatgtttatatgtttgtttttataataatgatatacTATGCCATTGAAATGTGAGTGACCACCACTTTGCatttgaattgtttttgtttcaaacaaTGGAAGAATTGCTTGACATGTCATACTTGAAATTTTGAAGTCAGCATTCTCAAAGaacacatttctctctgtctcagatCACTGTGTGGTCCATTTCTGGTAgaaaatcaaagaagacattGAAGCCACTGGGGGTTGAGATGAGTTTGTGAAATCTTTCTGACATTTCTTATCTGTTGTAAGAACTTCAAAGACTCTAGATAAGGTAGACTTTTTCAAATTCTTATGCTCTTCCAAAGATTCCTTCTTGCCTTCAGAACTGGCTTCTGAAGACGGTGACATGTGTCCTTCGTCTGAAACTTTGTGAGAGTTGAAGATTCTGCTCactttgttgttctttgtgaCTTGTAAACAAGTGACAAGCGTAGATCTATGAGAGCTCCTCTTCTGCGTGGAAGTAGGCAAACtacctacatttttctttttagacaacAGTAAAAATTTTGTCTCTCTACCTTGGTTATTGAAATGTATCAGGTAAGGAGAACAAAATAGAGGCAAGAGTTTCATAAGTAGGTAGAGTCCCACCATTGATCATCAGTAATTAAGGCATCTATTGGGTTTTATCACATATCTCTTCCAGAAGATTGATATTATCAATCAGTGTATCATCTCTTGATGACAGACACAGGGTTGACTCACTATGCTTATCTGACATGCAGCCTAATTTATCACTTATATTTGTGCTTACAGTCGCTTTCTATCTCTATAGTTACCAACTGGTTATTTTTATATGTAGATCATTATGTGTGGTTGTCTGGCCAGTGGCATGAAGTTAAGATGAATATAAGTTATTAtgtacattattagaaatggttggTAGGGAAAGCGATGAAATACACAAAAAGGTGAAAGCTGTACTTGACAGTGAAATATGTTGATTTTCTCATCAAGTTAGAACATTAAATCTTATTTACAATATGTCTGAATCACCCTCTATGCTTTTAAGTTTGTTTAAACACAAAGTTTCTGTGAATTCTGAATCCTATTCAGCTTTGTCAGAGCTTCAGTAAGGCACTCTTTTATCCTTTTCCATATATCTGATTTTTcactttaatttaaatgtttgaaatgtCATAGATAACCGCCTTTGAGTCTCATGCATTTTACACTAGGTTTTCCCTTTCTGTGCTAACTTGATATCATTGTAATAAATAACTTGGATAACCAAGTTATGAAATAAAAGGTCTATTTTGGCTCACAGGTTTGGAGGGTTCTGTCCATAGTACTTTGCCTAATTACTTTTGACTGTTTGTCAAGGCAGCACATCCTGGTGATACAATAGAAGATATGGCACTCATGACCAGAAAGTGAAAGTGAGAGGAAGATCCAGGAGTTCTAGTTCCTCTTCAAGTGTACACTCTCCAATATTCATCAGCTCCTCATTGAGAGGAAATTCTTTCATATGTTGTATTTTCTCACATTAGTTCCAATATATTTTTtggaatttctttgtttttgctgtttcctCATCCTCTAAGAATGGAACAAACGAGCCTATGCAAAGTTGATAACATGCATATCCTCATGTTCCAAGCATCTAATAATTTCAGTAAGTGCAGCAGGAAAAATGCCAACTCAGGACACTTGAAGATCCCCTTATCcagttttcttcccttctgtcctttctATCTTCTGTAGCAATTTGTTCTCAAATCAATGCCCTTATTATTATGTAAAGCCTAGGTCTGAGATATTACATCATAGAGAGAGCAGGCAATGTGTAATTCTTATCAACATCTCTCatagttctttgagaaagtaAGGCTAGCTacataatattttgaatattggATAAataaagtaaacttttaaaagctaattttattttaaattacaagcTTCCTACTTCGTATTTtctgtgttggtttgttttttaaattatctctttccttattttttgatagactggtcttgaactgcAATGTGATCAActatagccttgaactcctgattttcctatTTCCACATTCCTAATGTTGGGACAACAGACATACATCAATGCAGCACTCAGCAtgatatttattattactttaaactttttatccAAAAGGTAATTTACTTATTAGTTTTACtaaactgtgttttttttcctgtcttaatGAGTTAAAATTATTTAGTTAGTTTCTCAAGATAAAAATCGGTGCTAGCacgcgatggtggtgcacgcctttaatcccagcactgaagaggcagaggcaggtagatctttgtgagttcgaggccagcctggactacaaaagttagttctaggacaggctccaaagctacagagaaacactgtctgcaaacaacaacaacaataacaacaacaatcatagtaataataatagtaataatcaGTGCTGATATTaatttcttcacttttctttacTTCATTTCTTATTACTCCATGAATGAGAAGCAAATACTAATACTCTTCTGGCAATGTCTAACACGCCTTCTACTTCCCACCAGGCTCATTTGGATTCCACCATACATCTTTAGACTAACAACTACACAGTCTGTCTACTTGAAGGAGCCCCTGTTTCCCATTCCAGTCTATTCCTTGCATGATGATCAAGCTCTTTCTCTTATCCTTTTCTTCGTTCATATTGATCTTTGGTATTTGATGCCTCTAAAACCTCTTGTTCATTTACACTATTCTCGACCCTCAACACTCCAGGCAGCTAATCATCTTCCTAGTCTTTTCAATTTATCGAGATTATTTTTCACTCAGTAATGAAAATACGTACAGTTTCCTCCCTTTGTCCCATGCATTTCCCTCTTTATTTCCATTCTTCAGTGTGCAGGAAAACAGTTCAGATATGATGTCATGACGTAGCCCAACTAATTTATAGCCCCTCTCCTTAACTTTTATATTCTCTGTGAATAAGCTCTAATTTTCCTCTCATAATGACTAATAACTACACATAATTCAGTGAGCATTGTTTAAAAACGGTATTGATAATGGGCACCTTATTTCCCATCACTTCTCCCCCCCTTaacaggatcttactatatatCATAGGCTGTCCTCAACCTATGACCTTCCAGACTCAGCATCACAAATTCTGGGGTTGTAGGCATGTGTCAACTTATCAGTTGGGAAACATCTTATTAATCATCTCTTTTACATATGTATGAAACTTAAAACTAAACTAGTTGACATGAGTGATTGCTTTAGATaacaaaatgcagagagagattGGACTTTTGAGTAGTATACCCAATGACTAAAGCTTTCTGAAGCAGTTGTTTCCAAATTAAGTTATTTCACAGTGAAAGTATCTTCATTTTTTGCTTACTGTGCAGAGGTGTTTCCCTATATGGGCTGGTAATTTGTAGTTATAAATGAAACGTGTTTAAAATAAGTGTGTAATAAAAGTTTAGgctcatttttttctaatgataAAACATGCTTTCCGTTCATGCAGACAGGGTATCTCCCATTTGTGTTGTTTCAATTCTCATTCTTGTTACTacataatatttactttttaaaaatacttcttggAAGAATGATCAAAATGCACTGGAATATCTACTTCTGTTAATAGAATGTTATTATAATtcagctatctatctatctatctatctatctctNNNNNNNNNNNNNNNNNNNNNNNNNNNNNNNNNNNNNNNNNNNNNNNNNNNNNNNNNNNNNNNNNNNNNNNNNNNNNNNNNNNNNNNNNNNNNNNNNNNNtatatatatatatatatatatcctaggTGTAGATATATGTGGATGCATagataaatacagagaaatttaTATCAGAAAATTTGCTTGAAATTTCCAAACACAGTccttcttacttttaaaattattatggcTTTCTTTTAGTATATGAGCATTTGCAGAGAACTGTCAGTGTGGAAATGCATAACAAGACCCTGTTATACAGTATTTGCTCTCTGTGATTCTGATAGAAAAGTGAATGCATGTTTGTGATGATAAGAACCCAAGTCATATTCCTTGATTGTATATGTCACCTTTATTTGGCAAAAATATAGAATTTCCAATTTGAACGGAACAACTGATAAATTACCAATTGAAAACACTGTTATTTTAGGCAAAAGAACTATAGTCCACCATTATTTTGTCCcttgaaaatgtaaatgaatgtaTATGGGATTTGATAAACCAAAGCCGGAGCATGAAGTATATGGGCCTTGCAAAATATTACAGTGTTCACATCAGAACTCAGATAGAATTAATGTATTAGTGAGtaagcattttctgttttatttcttttcttttagcccCTTAATTCTGTCTTAGGTTAATCCCTATGCCAGGTTGTTGTATGTTCTACAATTTCTATATTCCTATTTTTCTGGACTTAGAGAATTACCTAAGCCATAATAGCCTCTCTTATAGACAGGTAAAGCCACAGAGATGAGTTCCTTGCTGACTAAGCTGCAGGGAGTATTCCCAGTAGGTCCCTCTTAGTAGCCACATCATAGTGACATCTCTGTCAATTACTCTTTAAATAACTGCATGAGGATCCTAGTAAGCTCTGCCAGTGATTTCAAAAGAGAAACTTGGCAAAATCTAAGCTAATATTTTTTTGTGGGTTTAAGGTTCCATAAATCTGTGGACTTATAACACTGTTATTAGTATCATCCTATCAGAAtgaaacttcctgcttcctgaagggctatttttgctttgttttgcttttgtttttgtttgttttgtttttgtttttgagacagggtttcccttgtataacagccctggctgacctggaactcactctatagaccagactggcctcaaactcatagagatctacctgcctttgcatcccaagtgataggattaaaggtgcataccaTCATGCCCAAACTCCTGAAGGATCTTAGTATCATGCAACTACACAGCACATGGACATGTTTACAGTCACTACCTTATAATGATTcattgagtttcttcttttttaaaaaagttcctctctctccctctctgtctctctctattcctcccccgtctctctctgtctctctgtctatgtgtcctctgtctctctctctgatgtaAGTGTCTGTTGATGCATACCACATGTGTGAAGCCcaggggaccacttcctaaagttgacctttttccttcttttcatagGTTCCAGAGTTAGAACTCAGttcacagcaagcacctttgtgCACTGAGTCAGTTTGCTGACCCTTACTTTCATAGgtctttttgacttttttgtttttgcaaacaggtttgtttttttatttttttttctgtacaacagccctggttgtcctggacctcactctgtagaccagttcgactcacaaagatccacctgcctctgccttccaagtgcttggatcaAAGGGAcacgccaccactgtctgacttcCAGCATAGTTTTAATAGATCTCTttctaaatcttttaaaaatatttcttttacataagtcaTTAAAAACTTctggaaatatttaatattctctATAGTTAATCCCAAATAATCATCGTTTTCACATAAAGTAGCTATTTTGTAGCTTCTACAGAAAACCAGGGGCAAATTAAACCTATGTAAATAATAACACAAGATAAGCATGATCTTTATGCAAAGACACAATTTAATTAGaatgaacacagaagaaaaacattttatcaaaGTAGAACAATTTCAAGCTTTGCAAAAATACTAAAGTAGGGGGTATACATCCCCAAAGCACCAAGAAGTTCAGCTGATTAGAATTACTAGAGAATAAGCACACACAACATAGCCCCATGGAACAAAAGCCCTCCCTGTGATGCTGGCTGATCTCTCTTGTAGTTAGAAGCTCAGGGGTTCTTCAGCTACTCATGAATTTCTTTAGTAAGGATAATGGCAACCACTCAAAGAAGAATACGGTTGAAACCTGCCGTATGTATAGCTTGTGGGCCTGTATTGGTCAGGCATGCAGCTGAAAGGCTGGCATCCATAAGTCAGGTTTCTCAGTGGCGGACGATCAtagggaagatagctcagtggttgacgGCCATAGGTCAGGTAGCCCAAGGGTTGATAGCCGTAAGACTGGTAGCTTGGAAGGAAGCAGCTCCAAGGTTGTCTAAAGGATGTTGGCCGGCCAAAGCTGGAACTGCGGGATGTGGCAGGAAGACAGCTGTTTCCTTCCTGTGATCCAGATATCCCTGAAGtaactggagagctggctgaaGGGCTGCCAGTGTTCCTGTTGCAGCTGGTTGATTGGCAGCTCCTCTGTTCACCGCAGGGCTCATTGCAGTTGTCACGTGGTGTGTTGCTGCCCAGGCTGCTAGTAGGAGAGCAAGGGGCATCTCTACACCTCATCTCAGTGGAGCAAAGGCCAATGGGTGAGGTGGCAGGAATATGGCTAGAGTTCCTAGGAGAAGAAG
Encoded proteins:
- the LOC101996741 gene encoding keratin-associated protein 26-1-like, which gives rise to MSNNGCSEACSSSSPRNSSHIPATSPIGLCSTEMRCRDAPCSPTSSLGSNTPRDNCNEPCGEQRSCQSTSCNRNTGSPSASSPVTSGISGSQEGNSCLPATSRSSSFGRPTSFRQPWSCFLPSYQSYGYQPLGYLTYGRQPLSYLPYDRPPLRNLTYGCQPFSCMPDQYRPTSYTYGRFQPYSSLSGCHYPY